In Paenibacillus sp. FSL R7-0345, a single window of DNA contains:
- a CDS encoding bacterial Ig-like domain-containing protein yields the protein MYKKRLLSVLTSILLLSSSLPPPVSAAEVSDPDPAAGMINISSSWKGSVFGDVGGQDKITAANFGITENADSTVTLRSSADRGKISGSTEGIAYYFQQLEPAADFELKATAHVDAWAANNQVSFGIMLRSNVWENQSGAFTGDFTAVGALDQEMKAFYKSSGGSLQKTGYLFETASKPAAGQDYDLSIRKTGNLYVFTLDGVSKTLEGFGGAVQYAGLYTARNTTVTFSNVQLLQEETIELGPWTFSAFGGNTSPLKNPPPAAVTDTSVTLETYGGKISGSEEGLSFYFREIPAQANFELKAKAKVISFNSDSSISTPNQKSFGLMLRDSIGVNGDPAVATSSYAAVGALDQVMKGFYKQASQVKLAPFSGIPAPAAGEEYGLSIKKSGNTLQLSAGGQTETVTLDGLFSDTLFAGVYTARDAVIAFSDIEIVLENKKVTALTADTSAIQKTSYYIGEALDLTGLTVKALYSDNSEAVLSPADYIVTGFDSSKAGANTVTIHYNGASASITLQILPLSVSALTVKYYPAKTIYYPGDAFDPQGLVLQAGYNGSNAVVELDASLYSLSINGVALTEQTPFLFTDPGTYTVTVTSVETPAVATSFDITVEDAALSKLEIRNLPAQTLYYIGDSLKLEGLVLYAYYSDGTSQRLMKEEYTVSPLDTSAPGTRNLTVTHKSVTATFPVQVKIKQLAGIEVTAYPQTTFLLNDSFDSEGLAVSKVYDNGDRETISSYTLDSSQFNSKAAGVYEIGIIPADHSIDPITYSVTVREAAQPVWNSIHFGQSTSAANNQTIVREDGSVRLIALEGGGKVTEDHDGITFYYTVLDAAQDNFELSADIQVSAYAKSPYDGQESFGIMARDVIGTAGNSSVFASNIAAIGGYSGGTKNSNGTQLFVRTGVESSDGAGSKGIQTVMLKNEQPAPGNTFPAAPYRLTLSKNNSGFTGQLNDGQKSIFFTPDILNVQDGKMYVGFYTARLATIDVSSIQLSVTSAATDAPKVDPPHNPVTPAFDILSLSRTSQSDYQLILRPNVSGTVTLKQGSTVIARDIKADAGKRLALPAALTAQQDTNFSISFLPDDTQYLTSYDKIVRNFTVTMKSFAEAGKIYVSPAGTSNGDGTPEHPLDVDTAIDFVQPGQHIIVLDGRYVRSSKLEIKKYNDGTVDAPKVLEAAPGARPVFDFDKKTEGVLLSGSYWHIKGLDFTRTAANTKGFTVGGNHNIVENSRFYANGDTGLQISRTDGTAAEIAEWPSYNLILNSSSFDNRDPSDNNADGFAAKLTSGVGNVFRGCLSYNNIDDGWDLYTKAGTGAIGPVLIENSAAFNNGHLTDGTVGAGDKNGFKLGGEGISVHHIIRNSVAFGNGAYGYTSNSNPGVIAENNIGFNNTRGNLSFTTYDHITPDFTIDGFLSYRTISIAKDQYPAGLAADNNFMYDGTISANKSGRQLSDASFVSLTPVSSYARDASGNVVWGDFLKFVPFGDTGPGGEEPVETPSPSATPSPSAIPSPSPSASPSPSATPSPSPTPAPAIPGGTGAAADPAVTAVQPDGSVSITLPVTAAQSIARAALTDAVLQKALDQAKSQADGTTLLRLQLKENAASGISAYEVTLPAAAFTAGSSRLRLEVDTVIAGFVLPGTLFRAAELTGANSVTLKINTVEPSAELKGKLGSSPLIAYELLVDGKASGADSLYSAIELKLPYQAALSASDYPFIVAWQVSSSGSITPVVNSSYDAAGRQAVFTAYLPAGRYAAVLHHPAFGDVSSQHWANKEIEVLASRGIIQGVPGAGFLPGEAITRADFALLLVRLLDLSGTGSGTAAGFTDVQPDDYFYEELMTAKLHGLVNGQQDGSFYPQDPVSRQDMFVMTARALRAAGILQGDSAAAILAAGNFTDQAGIAGYAASDIASLTAAGFIKGDAGGQLHPSALSTRAEAAVLLYRILIAQ from the coding sequence TTGTATAAAAAACGCTTGCTGTCTGTACTCACATCCATTCTGTTATTATCATCCTCGCTTCCGCCGCCCGTTTCTGCAGCAGAAGTGTCTGACCCTGATCCGGCTGCCGGTATGATCAATATCAGCAGCAGCTGGAAAGGCAGTGTATTCGGTGATGTGGGCGGTCAGGACAAAATTACGGCGGCGAACTTCGGTATCACAGAAAATGCGGATTCTACCGTAACCCTGCGCAGCTCCGCTGACCGCGGCAAAATCTCCGGCAGCACCGAAGGGATCGCTTATTATTTTCAGCAGCTTGAACCTGCAGCCGACTTCGAGCTCAAGGCTACAGCTCATGTGGATGCCTGGGCAGCGAATAATCAGGTGTCGTTCGGCATTATGCTGCGCAGTAATGTGTGGGAGAACCAGTCCGGAGCGTTCACAGGGGATTTTACCGCAGTCGGCGCTTTGGACCAAGAAATGAAAGCGTTTTATAAGTCGAGTGGCGGGAGCCTGCAGAAGACCGGTTATCTGTTTGAAACAGCAAGCAAGCCGGCAGCCGGTCAGGATTATGACCTCAGTATCCGGAAAACCGGAAATCTGTATGTATTCACCCTTGACGGTGTCAGCAAAACGCTCGAAGGCTTCGGCGGTGCTGTTCAATATGCCGGGCTTTATACCGCAAGGAACACCACGGTTACGTTCAGTAATGTACAGCTGCTTCAGGAGGAGACAATTGAGCTTGGACCCTGGACCTTCAGCGCATTTGGCGGGAACACCAGTCCACTTAAGAATCCGCCGCCCGCTGCCGTGACTGATACCTCCGTGACACTGGAAACCTACGGCGGAAAAATCTCCGGCAGCGAAGAAGGGCTCTCCTTCTATTTTAGGGAGATCCCTGCCCAGGCCAATTTTGAGCTCAAAGCCAAGGCAAAGGTCATTTCGTTTAACAGCGACAGCAGCATCAGTACGCCTAATCAGAAGTCCTTCGGGTTGATGCTGCGGGACAGCATCGGCGTGAACGGCGATCCGGCTGTAGCAACCTCTAGCTATGCCGCAGTCGGAGCGCTGGATCAGGTGATGAAGGGATTTTATAAACAAGCGTCGCAGGTGAAGCTGGCTCCGTTCAGCGGTATTCCTGCCCCGGCAGCAGGTGAAGAATACGGGCTCAGCATTAAGAAATCCGGTAATACGCTGCAGCTCAGCGCCGGCGGGCAGACGGAGACCGTTACGCTGGACGGCCTTTTCAGCGATACCTTGTTCGCCGGAGTGTACACAGCCAGGGATGCTGTGATTGCCTTCAGCGATATTGAAATTGTGTTAGAGAACAAAAAAGTTACAGCCTTAACAGCTGATACTAGTGCAATACAGAAAACCTCCTATTACATCGGGGAAGCGCTCGATTTGACCGGACTGACCGTAAAAGCACTGTATTCCGATAATAGTGAAGCTGTCCTGTCACCGGCTGACTATATCGTTACAGGCTTTGACAGCAGCAAAGCCGGAGCAAATACGGTAACCATTCATTACAACGGTGCATCTGCGTCAATTACCCTGCAGATTCTTCCGCTATCCGTCTCCGCGCTCACAGTCAAATACTATCCGGCCAAAACCATTTATTATCCGGGTGATGCCTTCGATCCGCAGGGGCTTGTCCTGCAGGCCGGCTATAACGGCAGCAACGCGGTGGTGGAACTGGATGCCAGCCTCTACTCCCTTTCCATTAATGGTGTTGCGCTAACAGAGCAGACTCCATTTTTGTTCACCGATCCCGGGACGTATACGGTGACTGTTACTTCGGTGGAAACACCTGCGGTTGCAACCTCTTTTGACATTACGGTGGAGGATGCAGCGCTTAGCAAACTGGAGATCCGCAATCTGCCTGCGCAGACCCTTTACTACATCGGAGATTCATTAAAGCTGGAGGGGCTGGTGCTCTATGCGTATTACAGTGACGGGACGTCTCAGCGGCTGATGAAGGAGGAGTATACGGTTTCCCCGCTTGATACGTCGGCTCCCGGGACAAGGAATCTTACAGTGACTCACAAGAGCGTTACAGCGACCTTCCCGGTACAGGTGAAAATAAAACAGTTAGCCGGTATTGAAGTCACTGCGTATCCACAAACAACCTTCCTGCTGAACGACAGCTTTGACAGCGAAGGGCTGGCTGTCTCCAAAGTGTATGATAACGGGGACCGGGAAACGATCAGCAGCTATACGCTCGATTCAAGCCAGTTCAACAGCAAAGCTGCCGGTGTGTATGAGATCGGGATCATCCCGGCAGATCATTCGATTGACCCGATTACCTACTCCGTAACGGTCAGAGAAGCAGCCCAGCCGGTATGGAACAGCATCCACTTTGGCCAGTCTACATCCGCTGCCAATAATCAGACAATTGTCCGGGAAGACGGCTCCGTCCGGCTGATTGCCCTGGAAGGCGGAGGCAAGGTCACCGAGGATCACGACGGCATCACGTTTTATTACACCGTGCTTGATGCAGCTCAGGATAACTTCGAACTGTCTGCTGACATTCAGGTCTCGGCTTATGCCAAGTCACCTTATGACGGCCAGGAGTCCTTTGGCATTATGGCCCGGGATGTGATCGGCACAGCAGGCAATTCCAGCGTATTTGCTTCCAATATCGCGGCCATCGGCGGCTACAGCGGCGGCACCAAAAACAGCAATGGAACCCAGCTGTTTGTACGTACCGGCGTAGAATCGTCTGACGGAGCCGGCAGTAAGGGCATCCAGACCGTTATGCTGAAGAATGAGCAGCCTGCTCCAGGCAATACATTCCCGGCAGCGCCTTACCGCCTGACGTTATCCAAGAATAACAGCGGCTTCACCGGCCAGCTTAACGACGGCCAGAAGTCGATATTCTTCACGCCGGATATTCTGAATGTGCAGGACGGCAAAATGTATGTCGGCTTCTACACAGCCCGGCTGGCTACCATTGACGTCAGCAGCATTCAGCTGAGTGTCACCTCGGCGGCAACAGATGCCCCCAAGGTAGATCCGCCGCATAATCCGGTTACGCCGGCTTTTGATATTCTCTCGCTGAGCCGGACCTCACAGTCTGATTATCAGCTGATTCTGCGGCCGAATGTCAGTGGAACCGTAACGCTGAAGCAGGGCTCAACCGTAATTGCCCGGGATATCAAGGCAGATGCCGGCAAACGGCTTGCGCTTCCGGCTGCACTTACGGCACAGCAGGACACGAATTTCAGCATCAGCTTTTTGCCCGACGATACCCAGTACCTGACCTCCTACGATAAAATCGTCCGCAACTTCACCGTCACCATGAAAAGCTTTGCTGAAGCCGGCAAGATCTACGTCTCTCCTGCCGGAACCAGCAACGGGGACGGTACACCGGAGCATCCGCTCGATGTCGATACGGCCATTGACTTCGTGCAGCCCGGACAGCATATTATCGTTCTGGACGGCCGGTATGTGCGCAGCAGCAAGCTGGAGATTAAGAAATATAATGACGGGACCGTGGATGCCCCGAAGGTGCTGGAGGCAGCTCCCGGTGCACGGCCGGTGTTTGATTTTGACAAAAAGACAGAAGGCGTACTGCTGAGCGGCAGCTACTGGCACATCAAGGGGCTGGATTTCACCCGCACCGCTGCCAATACTAAAGGATTCACAGTAGGCGGAAATCATAACATCGTGGAAAACAGCCGTTTCTATGCCAACGGTGATACCGGCCTGCAGATCAGCCGGACAGATGGAACCGCGGCAGAAATCGCGGAATGGCCGTCGTACAATCTGATTCTGAACAGCTCCTCGTTCGATAACCGTGACCCTTCCGACAATAATGCCGACGGCTTCGCGGCCAAGCTGACCTCCGGGGTCGGCAATGTGTTCAGAGGCTGTCTGTCATACAACAATATCGACGACGGGTGGGATTTGTACACCAAGGCGGGAACCGGGGCAATCGGCCCTGTGCTGATTGAGAACAGCGCCGCCTTTAATAACGGTCATCTGACAGACGGAACTGTCGGCGCCGGCGACAAGAACGGGTTCAAGCTCGGCGGTGAAGGCATTTCTGTCCATCATATCATCCGTAATTCCGTTGCTTTCGGCAACGGGGCGTACGGCTATACCAGCAACAGCAACCCCGGCGTTATTGCCGAGAACAACATCGGCTTCAACAATACGCGCGGCAATTTGAGCTTCACCACATATGATCATATCACGCCGGATTTCACAATCGACGGCTTCCTGTCCTACCGGACCATCAGCATTGCCAAGGACCAGTATCCGGCAGGACTTGCGGCAGACAATAACTTTATGTATGACGGAACCATATCGGCGAACAAGTCCGGCAGACAGCTCAGCGATGCCAGCTTTGTCAGCCTGACCCCGGTCAGCTCCTATGCAAGAGACGCCTCCGGGAACGTGGTCTGGGGCGACTTCCTGAAGTTCGTTCCATTCGGCGATACCGGGCCCGGCGGTGAAGAGCCTGTTGAGACTCCGAGTCCGAGTGCTACTCCAAGTCCAAGTGCTATTCCGAGTCCTAGCCCGAGTGCATCTCCGAGCCCGAGTGCTACCCCGAGTCCGAGTCCTACCCCGGCCCCGGCTATTCCGGGCGGTACCGGAGCTGCTGCCGATCCGGCTGTAACGGCTGTACAGCCGGATGGAAGCGTCAGCATCACATTGCCGGTTACGGCTGCACAAAGCATTGCCCGGGCAGCGCTGACAGATGCTGTGCTGCAGAAGGCGCTGGATCAGGCTAAGAGCCAGGCTGACGGCACCACGCTGCTCCGGCTCCAGCTGAAGGAGAATGCCGCTTCCGGCATCAGCGCCTATGAAGTTACACTTCCCGCAGCTGCTTTTACAGCCGGGAGCTCCCGGCTTCGGCTGGAGGTGGATACCGTCATCGCCGGCTTTGTGCTGCCGGGTACACTATTCCGGGCAGCAGAGCTCACAGGGGCAAATTCGGTTACGCTGAAGATAAACACCGTTGAACCTTCTGCTGAGCTCAAAGGTAAGCTCGGCAGCTCTCCGCTCATAGCTTATGAGCTTCTGGTTGACGGCAAGGCATCAGGAGCTGACAGCCTGTACTCGGCAATTGAGCTCAAGCTGCCTTACCAGGCTGCATTATCTGCCTCCGATTATCCCTTTATCGTAGCCTGGCAGGTCAGCAGCAGCGGCAGCATTACGCCTGTTGTGAACAGCAGCTATGATGCCGCCGGCAGACAAGCGGTATTCACTGCCTATCTTCCTGCCGGACGATATGCTGCTGTCCTTCACCATCCGGCCTTCGGGGATGTCTCCAGCCAGCACTGGGCGAATAAGGAGATCGAAGTGCTGGCATCGCGCGGGATTATCCAGGGTGTACCCGGCGCCGGCTTCCTGCCGGGAGAAGCCATTACCCGTGCAGACTTTGCCCTGCTGCTGGTCCGGCTGCTGGATCTGTCCGGAACGGGCAGCGGCACCGCTGCTGGCTTCACGGATGTCCAGCCGGATGATTACTTCTATGAGGAGCTGATGACAGCGAAGCTGCATGGTCTGGTCAATGGACAGCAGGATGGCAGCTTTTATCCGCAAGATCCGGTCTCCCGTCAGGATATGTTTGT